A window of the Lolium perenne isolate Kyuss_39 chromosome 7, Kyuss_2.0, whole genome shotgun sequence genome harbors these coding sequences:
- the LOC127319228 gene encoding cysteine-rich receptor-like protein kinase 10 isoform X1, translating into MAPSGSKTQENNTSPELPEELPYDFLKQITNDFAEDRKISGSPFGTLYKGFVPDGDRVIAVRKLQENAPMPADKTFSKEVQNVMALKHENIVQLVAFCSETTKKLVQFDGKYIQADITESLLCYEYLPDGSLEEKLFEAEAAEDVSSAEPSIDWGTRFKIIKGICKGLQYLHKLDIPIIHMDLKPENILLDANMVPKIADFAFSRVFGQEQTRLCTQTVVGSYGYMAPEYLYKGEISAQSDIYSLGLMIIEITTREKNCPEKDQPSARKFIDKVCKEWTPEHIASKYALLDSEGHKQVKACIEIGLKCVEVDRKCRPPIDEIVDTLNGLRESRTAKKEGHCCPSIFTMVTRTSTTSAKLRSIFGDKKK; encoded by the exons ATGGCCCCTTCTGGAAGTAAAACCCAAGAGAACAACACGAGCCCCGAGCTCCCGGAGGAACTGCCATACGACTTTCTGAAGCAAATCACGAATGACTTCGCCGAAGATCGGAAAATCAGTGGAAGTCCATTCGGAACACTCTATAAG GGATTTGTTCCGGACGGTGACAGAGTGATTGCCGTGAGGAAACTCCAGGAGAACGCGCCGATGCCTGCCGACAAAACGTTTTCAAAGGAGGTTCAGAATGTCATGGCGCTCAAGCATGAGAACATAGTGCAGCTGGTTGCATTCTGCAGTGAAACAACCAAGAAGCTGGTGCAGTTCGACGGAAAGTATATCCAGGCAGACATAACTGAAAGTTTGCTCTGCTACGAATATTTACCTGACGGAAGCCTCGAGGAGAAACTTTTTG AGGCCGAAGCAGCTGAGGATGTCTCTTCGGCTGAACCCAGCATTGACTGGGGCACACGCTTCAAAATAATCAAGGGGATTTGTAAGGGCTTGCAATATTTACACAAGTTGGACATTCCCATTATCCATATGGATCTGAAACCTGAAAATATACTGTTGGATGCAAATATGGTGCCAAAGATTGCGGATTTCGCATTTTCGAGAGTCTTTGGCCAAGAACAAACCAGATTGTGCACACAAACAGTTGTGGGATCCTA CGGATACATGGCTCCAGAGTATCTATACAAAGGTGAAATCTCAGCGCAGTCAGACATATATAGTTTAGGCCTAATGATAATTGAGATCACCACAAGAGAGAAGAACTGCCCCGAAAAAGACCAACCATCCGCAAGAAAATTTATTGATAAA GTATGTAAAGAGTGGACACCAGAGCATATAGCATCGAAGTATGCATTGTTAGATTCAGAAGGCCACAAACAGGTTAAAGCATGCATCGAAATTGGGTTAAAATGTGTTGAGGTTGACCGGAAATGCAGACCTCCCATAGATGAAATTGTTGACACTCTCAACGGACTGCGTGAAAGCCGAACGGCAAAAAAG GAGGGTCACTGCTGTCCATCTATATTCACGATG GTCACCCGCACGTCTACAACTAGCGCGAAGCTTAGATCCATTTTTGGTGACAAGAAGAAATAG
- the LOC127319228 gene encoding cysteine-rich receptor-like protein kinase 10 isoform X2, which produces MAPSGSKTQENNTSPELPEELPYDFLKQITNDFAEDRKISGSPFGTLYKGFVPDGDRVIAVRKLQENAPMPADKTFSKEVQNVMALKHENIVQLVAFCSETTKKLVQFDGKYIQADITESLLCYEYLPDGSLEEKLFEAEAAEDVSSAEPSIDWGTRFKIIKGICKGLQYLHKLDIPIIHMDLKPENILLDANMVPKIADFAFSRVFGQEQTRLCTQTVVGSYGYMAPEYLYKGEISAQSDIYSLGLMIIEITTREKNCPEKDQPSARKFIDKVCKEWTPEHIASKYALLDSEGHKQVKACIEIGLKCVEVDRKCRPPIDEIVDTLNGLRESRTAKKVTRTSTTSAKLRSIFGDKKK; this is translated from the exons ATGGCCCCTTCTGGAAGTAAAACCCAAGAGAACAACACGAGCCCCGAGCTCCCGGAGGAACTGCCATACGACTTTCTGAAGCAAATCACGAATGACTTCGCCGAAGATCGGAAAATCAGTGGAAGTCCATTCGGAACACTCTATAAG GGATTTGTTCCGGACGGTGACAGAGTGATTGCCGTGAGGAAACTCCAGGAGAACGCGCCGATGCCTGCCGACAAAACGTTTTCAAAGGAGGTTCAGAATGTCATGGCGCTCAAGCATGAGAACATAGTGCAGCTGGTTGCATTCTGCAGTGAAACAACCAAGAAGCTGGTGCAGTTCGACGGAAAGTATATCCAGGCAGACATAACTGAAAGTTTGCTCTGCTACGAATATTTACCTGACGGAAGCCTCGAGGAGAAACTTTTTG AGGCCGAAGCAGCTGAGGATGTCTCTTCGGCTGAACCCAGCATTGACTGGGGCACACGCTTCAAAATAATCAAGGGGATTTGTAAGGGCTTGCAATATTTACACAAGTTGGACATTCCCATTATCCATATGGATCTGAAACCTGAAAATATACTGTTGGATGCAAATATGGTGCCAAAGATTGCGGATTTCGCATTTTCGAGAGTCTTTGGCCAAGAACAAACCAGATTGTGCACACAAACAGTTGTGGGATCCTA CGGATACATGGCTCCAGAGTATCTATACAAAGGTGAAATCTCAGCGCAGTCAGACATATATAGTTTAGGCCTAATGATAATTGAGATCACCACAAGAGAGAAGAACTGCCCCGAAAAAGACCAACCATCCGCAAGAAAATTTATTGATAAA GTATGTAAAGAGTGGACACCAGAGCATATAGCATCGAAGTATGCATTGTTAGATTCAGAAGGCCACAAACAGGTTAAAGCATGCATCGAAATTGGGTTAAAATGTGTTGAGGTTGACCGGAAATGCAGACCTCCCATAGATGAAATTGTTGACACTCTCAACGGACTGCGTGAAAGCCGAACGGCAAAAAAG GTCACCCGCACGTCTACAACTAGCGCGAAGCTTAGATCCATTTTTGGTGACAAGAAGAAATAG